A stretch of DNA from Glycine max cultivar Williams 82 chromosome 18, Glycine_max_v4.0, whole genome shotgun sequence:
TTCAGAGAAAGACACCAAATAAGTTACCTCCTATTTCAACAGCCAACAACTCATTTCATAGGTAATGGAAAAAAGTACTTTTCTTGGAATTCATATATCAAAAATCGTTTAGGGAATAAGTTAAACAAGTCCGTAGAAAGGACAAGAACAAAGACCCGAGAGGAAAAAGAATGTGAAGTTGTGAGCAACTGAATTTGTTGACGGTCTATAATGCAAACTACACTAAAAGCTAAATTGATTTGTGTCACTGGCATTTCTCTTGTGTATGTTGTAGAGGATAAACTAAGctcgattaaaaaaaaatcaacaaattagaACTGAAAGTAGCACCCATCCACTCGTTGCAGAGAACTCTTTCCAACAAAGTTGATCTGCTTTGGCTCAGGAAGGGGAATAACAGATAACCCATGAATGATATCTCGATGAAGGAAAACATACTGAGTTATGCAGATCCCAAACCCCTGACTGTAATTGtcgttgataaaattaaatagtcCAAAGTAAAATTAACACAATTTTCTGCCAAAGGATTGAAGCACATAACCGATCTTGTTAACAAGCGTCACCCAATTGCTAACAACTTTATTCATATGATAAGATTTGTCAAATCAAAACATCATTAGCAAAATAACCAAACCATATGTGCAAGCTTTGGCTCCTCTTcaaagcaaattcaaaagaggTTTAAAAGagaaaccctaaccctaatccTAATAGCACAACACAACAAAGCAATTGATATATTAAAGATTGATTCAATCGAGGTCCTTGACGATCTTAATCCCCATGCTGTTGGCGGTTCCAATGATGGACTTAGAAATGGACTCGAGAGGCATGTTCTGGAGGTACGGATCGGACTGTTTCGCCTTCGCGATCTCGTGCACGTGCCGCACGGACAACGAGGACGCGGTCACGTGACCGGGCCGGCTGCTACCGGATTCCACGCCGGCGGCTTTCTTCAGGTACCACGACACCGGCGGCGACTTAACGGTGAACTCGAAGGTGTTGTCCTTGTACGCCGTTATCGTAACGGCCATGGGTGTCTCCGCCTTGTACTTCTGGGTGCGGGCGTTGAAGTCCTTGCAGAACGCCATCAGGTTCAGCCGGTACTGACCCAGCGCCGGTCCAACCGGTGGCGCCGGCCGAGCTCCTCCGGCCGGCACCGTGAGCCGGATCGTCGCTGCCACTGCCTTCGGTACGCTCATCGTTGTGGATGGGAGATTTCGGAGGAGCAGTGAGGGTTTAAGGTTCTTCACATGGGCCGGGCCCAACTGTTTCATGGGCCAGATCCAGAAAGAAAGAGTACTAGTTTTGTGGGCTATGGAGGACAAGTGAAAATAGAGTATTGGGAGGATTTTCAATTCATTGATGGCATTACATACTAAGGAGTAAAGACTCCACTTATTTAAACAaagattcacaaaaaaaaaaaaaaactccgtTTACCTTCCATCAATTTGTCCGTTAATAAACACTAAAATTGGAAGTAAAATTtgctaaaaagataaaaagttatgaataaaatttgccaaaaaaatttattgtaaaatttggcaaaatataaaaagttgaaGGTAGAAAGTATAATCATATAAGGAGTAGAATATcgaaactaaattaatttattcgGTGTAAAATtggtcaaaaattaaaaaattaggtgtaaaaatgcaattaagctaatatttttaagatctgaaaattaatttaacctctTATTTACTACAATTGAATATCAGAAAGAAAactttttatgaatatttttaatcaagagtttatttaaatgtaattttaatataatgataaaatttagttCTCATCATAtcgtaaatataattaaaaataatgaaaatggtAAGATGAGTTCGTCTTTCAATTTTGaggttgggtttttttttttttgttaaattaacagTGCTTTGtcgtttaatttttaatatatataaagtaatatgtatttaatacttcataaattttataaagtaaCTTTTTGTTAGAGTTTTCATAAAGTAacttatataaaagaataacaaaataGAATGTACTATATATGTAAAAAGAAGTGTTgtatttgaggaaaaaaattatttcaacataAGTGTGTCATTTGAGTgcaatattaattgttttttattaatatttctaatgaatattattttagtttttgaatggaatattaatattattatcttttatttatttaataagattaattttgtaaaattattattattatttatttaataatttttctttatatgtatAAAACAACATAGAACAACACTTATCATGAGACATAGGAAGAAACTTagagtataaaaaataacaaataacaaatgaaTAAACATGGATTAATTCGAGCGtggtggataaaaaaaatataattaaaaagaaaaattcgataaaaatgattaactatattttaaaaaaaaattagtcatcAATTGATAAAACTTCACATGATGGTCATgattatccaaaaaataaagattaataaagtagtattaattattttattggtttttttttatatttttatagtatttGTACCAAGTGAAGTGAGAGAGTGAATTAATAGAATAAAACTTTATTtgtcaaatatatttatgattatgtgaaattaagggtatttaatgattttttaaatttgtatattaaatattagataattattattttaaacacaCATAAAAATTCTATCttgattttaaaatactaaatatttatgttttggCGGCAGAGATTAAAAGAAGAAAGTTGTTATTTgtctttaattttgaaaaagataTAACATAATTTTGTCAAGctactttttttctattttattaatgtattccatttttattaataaaaatattaatctatgactataagattaaaattaaaaagaatatttattagttatttagtatttaatatttCCTTAGTAGATAAaatgaaatgttttttaaataatgatattgTAAGGCAGATAAAGTAGTTTATATAACTTACACAAAGAGGTGGATATTTTATAAAGTAGAGAGATAAAAGCAATATATTAAAGTTAAacgtaaataaataatattttctcgattttataacattataaataaaataaaatatcatcttTAAAGTTACTGATAAAGCTGATGGaataatttatacataacaTAATGATTAGGATCATTAATGAAGAAAAGTTCACGGTAACGGTGAAATTGATATGTTCGGGGACAAAAGCTTACGAATAACCTATGTACAAAGTCTAACCCTTAACTATCTTATCTATgataatttaaactaaaaagtgAAAATCTTTAAAAGACGGGTGAATTTTTTTGCTGTCAAatagtgttgtgttgtgttctcAAACAAGTTTTccgaaaaaattaatcattgatGGTAATGAAAGGTTTACGATGTCGTTTGGGCATTTGACATGTTCTGGTGTTGTGCAGACTTCAAATTGGTCGAAAATCACACATTGTAATTGTACAGACTTGACTAGTTCTGAATTATCAATTCAATTTGTCATcataattaaaaacacaaaattcctTGGTCAACAAACAACTACCACCACAACCCAGACAACAAAACCGTGTTTGCTTCCTCAAatgtcttttcttttattattaaggGTTTTGAAGCCGCTGATTAAAGACTTTTTCacctttattttttagttaacacatttaaaatattagttacttaacatttattttattataattgtaaTGATTTTAATAACCATTACCCTAAATTATTACCttgaggtgagcttagtttttacataaatattattaaactgtgaattaattaaatgttaatttaaatacattttttttaataaactttaaatatgaattttaaaataactttatttttaggGGTATTTGTTAAAAGGAGAATTTTCATGTTAAAGAAAATCATgatttctaaaaattattaaaatatgttttattcgttgtaacattattataaatatttttacatgttttatgataataaaaggaattaatttttaaaaattactgtCTCGTGACTTTTGATAATGGATAAATTGTTTTCACAGAAAAAAGTACTAATATTTCTACCGAATTAAAACTTTTATACTAAATAAGAAAAGTTAGATTCTTActtcctataaaaaaaagaattatgcgGAAGATAAtggtaaaaatattattgagaaacaacatttcttGAAAATGtggtttttaaataataaacaaaatatgaaacaaaatttttgtCAACTTTAGATTCCtacaaaactaaaacaaatgTACCAAACATCctcttagtattttttttaactatgctTAGTACGCAATAATTACCTAATTTTCTTGATtgtctctataaaaaaaattgttgattatttttagtaaaatctcctctttcaatatgttttttttcatcaataaaaCTGAAAATACTCCTTAAGTAAATACTCCTTTGGTATAAAGATCATGATTGAGctctttaaaaaaagtaaaacaagtaatttaagttgataatgaaaaaaaataattattaatattttaacatatttatgATTTACTCTAAGTATatgcaaataatattaattgtcgTGTTTATCGTTGGTGACTATATCTACTGGTacctattttatcatttaatgcctatatttgataattatatttagataaagatataattatttacattatcaatttatttttattatattcttagAATAATCATGATAAAAGTGATACACGATAATCTACCTAAAGATCTTTAACAATGTTaatacattataattaaatcacatttcatactatatttttaatattttttctccaaTGTATTATAAATAAACAATACATATAACtcacatttaataatttaatcaataaatataaaatttatgaaatacaTGTTATAcgaaattttaaagttattcatcacaattataaataatttttttatgttaaatttattaaatattacttttagaagtaattattataaaaattaataaattgataaaacaTTCATACTATGAATGAGTGGCACTATTTTAACATTGATATTATCAATCACTTAAACATAAAAGATATATtagtattatataatttattacatctataacaaaaaaaaacatattttatcattaatacttattatttttctctatcacaTATTTCGTATTACATTACATATCATCTACCAGCCTgcacttctctctttttcttttcttagttGCCACCTAGATGTTACTGTTCATGTATAATTATTCTATTTGATTAGTAACATGTAAGAAcactttaattttaactttaatgGTAGAATTCGATtttgagtttaaaaaaaaaatcttggagatcttaatttagttttaatttcatTGAATTTGCTCTAactatattctaattaaattctataattattactattttctttctttctttcgttTTCTCGTGATTATTAATTCGCAGTCGGTATATGCTTGCCGCGCATGTGCTTCATCcgactttttctttatttcccaattattttaattttatgttatctACAGAACACAGATGGTCAGATGCTTCGAAGTTGAAATTctcgtttatttattttttaagttaaaccgaatatatatatatatatatatatatatatatatatatatgtatatatatatatattcgctaaaaaaacattaaaaataaaccaaaaaagggaAATCTGCAGAACATTCTTCGTCTCGCTCTCGCTTTTCAAGCCCAACAAcggcgaagaagaagaagaagattgtGTCTCcgattaatatttgaattccgAAGAATTCTGAAACACTCTGTTTTCTGATCATCGTTGACGCTGATCTCTGTTTCCTCCATCACTGTTTCTGATCGCAGAGGTGAAAAGGTTTTCGGCATCAAAATCGAATTTTGTTTGCTCCATCATCACAATGGGTAGAATCACGAAACTGGGTTTTCTTCTTCTACCCAGATAAGTAAAAGGGTATCTTCTTTCTCATTTATTCCGACAAGtgcacaaacaacaacaacatcgtATCAATCATCGGACAAGTGCACAAGACAACAACATTTGTGTCTGGTTGGTTCTCGTTCCAGTTGCGTGATTCTTATTGTCGTGTTGAGATTGTGAAGTTAACAAGGTTTTAGggatctttttttaattttattgttctattttttacttttcagaTTAGAAGAAAAGGGGTAAAGGGTTGTTCCGTGTTTGTTTGATGAATTATGTTCAAACAGATATTCAGTAAACTCCCTCGAAAGTCATCGAAAGGTTCCGAACACGGTGGAAGTGGAAGGACACATCATGGTGTCACCACTTCTTCGAAGAGCAGTGAGTCTGTTAGTGTTACCCCAGGTGGCACCAAACCCGGGAATTCTTCCTCTGCGGGACCGAATCATGGTAACAGAGTTCCGTTACCGTTGGCTGTGAATGAGAACAACATTCACAACAACCCCAATAATGGGAATTTTGGTTCCTATGAGGCATTGCCTGCGTTCAGAGATGTTCCCTCTTCTGAGAAGCCAACTTTGTTCATCAAGAAACTTAGGATGTGTTGTGTGGTGTTTGACTTCACTGACCCCGCCAAGCACATCAAGGAGAAGGAGATTAAGAGACAGACGTTGGTGGAGCTCTTGGATTATGTGACTTCTGCAAATGCTAAGTTCGTGGAGAATATGATGCAGGAGGTTGTGAAAATGGTGTCTGCAAATATATTCAGGACACTCAGTCCTCAGCCACGCGAGAATAAGATTGTTGATGGCGTTGACGTGGAGGATGAGGAGCCTTCGATGGATCCTGCTTGGCCTCATTTGCAGATTGTGTATGAGCTTTTTCTGAGGTTCGTGGCATCTCCTGAGCTGGATGCGAAGCTGGCCAAGAGATACATTGACCAGTCCTTCATTTTGAAGCTGCTGGATTTGTTTGACTCTGAGGATCCGAGGGAGCGTGAGTACTTGAAGATGACGCTGCACCGCATCTATGGCAAATTCATGGCACATCGCCCTTTCATCAGGAAGGCCATCAATAAtgtgttctttaattttatatttgagactgAGAAGCACAATGGGATTGCTGAGTTCTTGGAGATTCTTGGGAGCATCATTAATGGTTTTGCACTGCCATTGAAGGAAGAGCATAAACTGTTTCTTGTTCGTATACTGATTCCATTGCACAAGCCAAAGTGCTTAGCAATGTATCATCAGCAGTTGTCTTATTGCATTACCCAATTTGTGGAGAAAGACTGCAAGCTTGCTGATACAATTATTAGGGGATTATTGAAGTACTGGCCTATAACAAATAGTCCTAAGGAGGTTATGTTCCTGAGTGAGTTGGAAGAAGTCTTAGAAGCAACTCAACCCCCAGAATTCCAGCGCTGTATGGTGCCATTATTTCGTCGCATTGCACGTTGTTTGAATAGCCCTCATTTTCAGGTATGAATTCTT
This window harbors:
- the LOC100797758 gene encoding serine/threonine protein phosphatase 2A 57 kDa regulatory subunit B' theta isoform, whose amino-acid sequence is MFKQIFSKLPRKSSKGSEHGGSGRTHHGVTTSSKSSESVSVTPGGTKPGNSSSAGPNHGNRVPLPLAVNENNIHNNPNNGNFGSYEALPAFRDVPSSEKPTLFIKKLRMCCVVFDFTDPAKHIKEKEIKRQTLVELLDYVTSANAKFVENMMQEVVKMVSANIFRTLSPQPRENKIVDGVDVEDEEPSMDPAWPHLQIVYELFLRFVASPELDAKLAKRYIDQSFILKLLDLFDSEDPREREYLKMTLHRIYGKFMAHRPFIRKAINNVFFNFIFETEKHNGIAEFLEILGSIINGFALPLKEEHKLFLVRILIPLHKPKCLAMYHQQLSYCITQFVEKDCKLADTIIRGLLKYWPITNSPKEVMFLSELEEVLEATQPPEFQRCMVPLFRRIARCLNSPHFQVAERALFLWNNDHIMNLIKQNRKVIMPIIFPALERNARSHWNQAVHGLTLNVRKIFNDVDADLSKECLQKFEEEESKKSEVMAGREATWKRLEELAANGEAVLIGKAPPRNSAG
- the LOC100795096 gene encoding 50S ribosomal protein L11 encodes the protein MSVPKAVAATIRLTVPAGGARPAPPVGPALGQYRLNLMAFCKDFNARTQKYKAETPMAVTITAYKDNTFEFTVKSPPVSWYLKKAAGVESGSSRPGHVTASSLSVRHVHEIAKAKQSDPYLQNMPLESISKSIIGTANSMGIKIVKDLD